The Xanthomonas rydalmerensis genomic interval CGACGAAGGCGCCGCGCCCGTTCTCCACGATCAGGTAGGCGGCATCGAACTGCGCGCGCTGGAAGCCGGTATCGACGAGATGGATGCTGGGATCGCGTGGCATGGCGCAGAGCGTGGCTGGGCGAGCCACCATTCTAGGCGGTATGGAGGGCGCTGCCAGTGCTGCGCGGCAGCGGCCGGATGAGGACGAAGGACGGAACCGACCCGACGACCGCGAGGGTTCACCGTGGGAGGGACTTCAGTCCCGACTGCATGCGACCGGCAACCACACGCGCTCGGGGTGTCGCACCAGGACGCGTCGTATGCCTTGTAGGATCTTGTAGGAGCGGCTTCAGCCGCGACGCTTTGCCGTTGAGGCGTCGCGGCTGAAGCCGTTCCTACGACGGACCGCCGTGCGAGCGCTCAGCCCGCCTCACGCAGCCGCGCCAGCACCGCCAGCACCGTCTCGGCCGGTGCCTCCAGGGTCACCGGCGCGGCCTGCAGCGCGTCGGCCTGCACGGCCTGCTTGAGCGCGGCGATGGTCTGCCCGGCGTCGCGCGGCGAGGCGAAGCCGCCGCTCTGCAACAGCAGCACGCCCTCGCCATCGAGCAGCTTGAAGTAGAACTGACCGTCGGCCTCGCGGTACTGCTTGAAGCTCGGCAGCGCCTGCTTGGCCGTCGACGCTTCGGCGGCGCCGCCGGCCTGCGCCGACAGGTCGCGCAGGCCCACCGCGTGCCGCAGCTCGGCCAGGAACGGGATCGCATAGCGCTCGCGCAGGCGCTGCGCGTTGTCGCGCAGGATCGCCTCGATGTCCTGCGGGCGCGCCATCAGCGCCTCGTAGCGCACCCGCATCGGCGCGATCTCGGCATCGATGCGTTCGAACAGCTGCTGCTTGGCCTCGCCCCAGCCGATACCTGCGGCGAACGCCTGCGCGAACGCGGCCGTCTCCTCGGCGCTGGCGAAGGCCTGGTACAGCTGGAACAGCGCCGAGCCTTCGGTGTCCTTCGGCTCGCCCGGCGCGCGCGAATCGGTGACGATGGCGAACACCCGCTTCTTCAGCTCCTCGCGCGGGGCGAACAGCGGAATGGTGTTGTCGTAGCTCTTGCTCATCTTGCGCCCATCCAGCCCGGGCAGCGTCGCCACCTGCTCGTCGATCAGCGCGTCGGGCAGCACGAAGTGCTCACGGCCATAGACGTGGTTGAAGCGCTGCGCGAAATCGCGCGCCATCTCGATGTGCTGGATCTGGTCGCGGCCCACCGGGACCTGCTGCGCCTTGAACAGCAGGATGTCGGCGGCCATCAGCACCGGATACATGAACAGGCCGGCGGTGACCCCGGCATCGTCGTCCTCGCCGTCGGCACGGTTCTTGTCCACCGCCGCCTTGTAGGCATGCGCGCGGTTGAGGATGCCCTTGCCGGCGACGCAGGTCAGGAACCAGGTCAGCTCGTTGGTCTCCGGCACGTCCGACTGGCGGTAGAACCACACCTGCGCCGGATCCAGGCCCGCCGCCAGCCAGGTCGCCGCGATCTCCAGGGTCGAGCGCTGAGTGCGCGCAGGATCCTGCGCCTTTATCAGGCTGTGCAGGTCGGCCAGGAAGAAGAAACTCTCGATGCCGGGACGGCGGCTGGCCTGCAGCGCGGGACGAATGGCGCCGACATAGTTGCCCAGGTGCGGCGTGCCGGAGGTGGTGATGCCGGTGAGAACGCGGGTGGTCATGCGAAATGGACGGTCCGGGGGGAAACCCGACGAGTTTACCCGCTGCGCGACAACCCCGTTCCGGCGCATGGCGCGTTCAATCCGGCGTCCCCGTTCTGGAGTCGCCATGATGCATCCTCTTCCTCCGCTCCTGTCCCGCCGTTCCCGTTCCCTCGCCGTCCTGGCCTTCGCCCTGGTGTGCATCGGCGGGCTGTGCGGCTTCCGTCCATGGCCGTCGCCGCCGACGTCGGCGCCGGCGGTGCAGTTGCAGGTGATCGATCGCGATGCCGGCGAGGCGCCGCTGCCGGCGCATGCCTGGCGCGGCGAGCGTTGGATCGCCGCCACCCCCGGCCACCGCTATGCACTGCGCCTGACCAACCTGACCGGTGCGCGGGTGCTGGTGGTGCTGTCGGTGGACGGCGTCAACGCGGTCAGCGGCCAGACCGCGGCCAGCGACCAACGCGGCTATGTGCTGGCGCCGTGGCAACGCACCGAGATCGCCGGTTGGCGCAAATCTTCCGAGGACGTGGCGCAGTTCGTGTTCACCGATCTTGAAGACAGTTATGCGGCACGCACCGGCCGTCCGCGCAACGTGGGCGTGATCGGCATGGCGGTGTTCGACGAAGCGCGGGCGTGGCCCGATACCGTCCTGGGGGACGCAGGCGTCGACGCCGAGAGAGCTGCCAACGCAACAGCGCGCGCGGCAACGCCCGTCGTCCCGGCGCCGGACGCGATGCCTGCACCGGCGCTGGCCGCCGACATGCCGCAACGCAGTGCGGCTGCGCCCCTCGCGGCGGCGCCGTCCGCGGACGCGCGGGCGTATGCGCGCGAAGGCACCTCCGCTGCCCGCGTGCAGCAGCGCCTGGGCACCGGCCACGGCGCGCGCGAGTGGTCGCCATCGCGGGTCACCGAATTCGAGCGCGCCAGCGACGTGCCGATGCAACGGACCGAGTTGCGCTACGACAGCCGCGCACGGCTGATCGCACGCGGTGTGCTGCCGCGTGACCTGCTTCCGCGGCGCGTGGCGGTTGCGCCAAGCGCGTTTCCCGGCGACTACGTGCCCGATCCGCCGGAGCGCTGAGCCCCCCGGCGCAAAAAAAAGCACGGGCCGCAATGCGGCCCGTGTCGTGACGATGGGACGGTGTGCGTCTCAGTCGTGGTATTCCTTGCCCAGGCTGTCGCGGAACGCGTGCACTTCCTTCTCGGCGCGATCGCGTGCCCAGCCGTAGCGCTCCTGCAGCTTGCCGGCCAGGTACTGGGTGTTGCCCTCGGCGACGTCGAAGTCGTCGTCGGTCAGGTCGCCCCACTGCGCCTTGATCTTGCCCTTGAGCTGGGTCCACTTGCCGGCAATGATGTCTTTGTTCATGGAATCTCTCGTGATGTGTAAGCGGCGCTGCACGCCGCTCGCGCAGCATCGCGCGGCCTGCGTCGCGAACCGATCAACATAGCGTCAGCGATGCATGAGCATCGCGAACCGTTATGCATCGCCGACGATCGCGCAAAAAAAACGGGTCGGCAAGCCGACCCGTTTTGGTGACCGAGCCGAGGCTCAGTTCTTGGCGGCGTCTTCGACCTTCTCGCCCGCCTTCTGCACGTCCTTGCCGGCACCGGCAACGGTGTTGCAACCGGCCAGCAGGCCCACCGAGAACATCGCCAGCAGCATCCACGCAAACGTACGCTTCATAGGTTCACTCCTTCATGGTCATGGAACGCGGCCACTACGGCCGCACGAAACTCGTGGATCGGTCGTCCGCGGGGCGTGTCGCCGCCGCGATCGACCGGGGCGCTCAGCACTTGCCCGCGCTGCAATCGTCCGCCTTGTTTTCCACCTTCTCGCCCGCCTTCTGCATGTCCTTGCCGGCGCCGGCAACGGTGTTGCAGCCGGTCAGAACGCCAGCGCAAAACAGGGTCAGCATCAACAGGGTGGTCAGTCGCTTCATCGTGGTCGTCCTCGGCAATCGCAGGTGGTCGGGTGGGCGGCGATAGGCGTCGCCGCGCTACCGTCTGGCGGTGAATCTGCCGTCACGACTGTGGATTTCACGTGAATGAACCGGCGACCCATTCAGGCAGCGGCGGCGCCACCCAGCCAGGCCGGGCCTCTCAGTCCCGCATCAGCGTCGACTTGCCGAACAGGCTTTCCACCAGGTCCACCGCCAGTTCCGCGGTCAGGTTGCGGTGGTCCAGCACCGGATTCAGCTCCACGATGTCCAGCGAGGCCATACGCCCGCTATCGGCGATCATCTCCATCACCAACTGCGCCTCGCGGTAGTTGGGACCGCCGGGAACGGTGGTGCCCACGCCCGGGGCGATGCTGGGGTCGAGGAAGTCCACGTCGAAGCTGACATGCAGGTGGGTATCGGCATCGAGCCCCTCCAACGCCGCCTCCATGGTCCGCTTCATGCCCATCTCGTCGATGTAGCGCATGTCGTACACGTCGACGCGGTGCTGCTTGATCAGCCGCTTCTCGTCCGGGTCGACCGAGCGGATGCCGATCTGCCGCACCTGCTCCGGCCGCAGCGCCGGCGCGCTGCCGCCGAGTTCGGTCAGCGCCTGCGGCCCCAGCCCGCACAGGCAGGCCACCGGCATGCCGTGCACGTTGCCCGACGGCGTGACCTCGCTGGTGTTGAAGTCCGAGTGCGCATCCAGCCACAGCACGCGCAGCTTGCGGCCCTGCTCGCGGCAGTGCCGCGCCACCGCGGTGATCGAGCCGATGCCCAGGCAGTGGTCGCCGCCGAGCACGATCGGCATGCGCCCGGCACGCAGTTCGGCATAGCTGGTCTCCATCAGCGCGCGGTTCCAGGCCACCACCTCGTCGAGGTGGCGGTAGCCGTCGACCGGCGCCTGCCAGGGATTACGCGGGCCATCGATGTTGCCGACGTCGCGCACCTCCACGCCACGATTGGCCAGCGCCTCGTGCAAGCCGGCGATGCGCAGCGCCTCCGGCCCCATGCGCGCACCGCGATGGCCAGCACCGATGTCGGTAGGAACGCCGATCAGGGACACCGGCAGAAAAGACGACTTCATGCGCATACGCTCCAACCAAAAAAGTGGCCCAGTCTAGCGGGACCGGCATGACACGACTCGCCGCGTCGCAGCAGGCGGCATGTACATTGCGGCTGCCAAAGGCGTGCGGTTGGACGCCCACGGCGCTGGCTGGCTAAGCTGCTCCGCCGTTTCTGGAGATCGCCTTGGAAAAGCCCTTGGTCGTGACCCTGGAGGCCGCGTTCGCCGGGCTCACGTTCCTTCCCTGGTTCGCGTGGGCGCACAACAGCCTCAACCCCACGCTGATCCTGCACGCGGACCACGTGGAGTACCGCGTCCTGCGCACGCGCACCCGCCCGTACCGTGAGATCGCCAGGGTCGACTATCGCAAAGCGTGGGGAACCGAGAACGTCGTGCTGGAGTTCCTGGGGGCGAAGACCACCTTCATCGCGAACACCGGACTGGTCCGGCGCACCAGAGAGGCCATCGCCTTGTTGCAGCGACAGGGTTGCCCGCTTTCCGCGCGTGCGCAGTCCTTGCTGTTACCGCGAAGCCCGTAGCGCAGCTTCCGACAGCGCACGGCGATCCAAGCGCGCTTCGGTTGATCGGCTGTTGCTTCGCACCTGCGCTGCGGCGTGCCTGCCACCTGCCGCGCCATCCACCCGGCTCGCGTAACGCGCAGTTGTTCCCGGCTCGAATGGATGTTCGTGAGCACGCGCAACAGAAAGCAAAAACCCGCTGTTTTTCAGCGGGCTGATGGCGCAACGCGGACATCCACAGATGCCGACGTAGCGGA includes:
- a CDS encoding tryptophan--tRNA ligase — translated: MTTRVLTGITTSGTPHLGNYVGAIRPALQASRRPGIESFFFLADLHSLIKAQDPARTQRSTLEIAATWLAAGLDPAQVWFYRQSDVPETNELTWFLTCVAGKGILNRAHAYKAAVDKNRADGEDDDAGVTAGLFMYPVLMAADILLFKAQQVPVGRDQIQHIEMARDFAQRFNHVYGREHFVLPDALIDEQVATLPGLDGRKMSKSYDNTIPLFAPREELKKRVFAIVTDSRAPGEPKDTEGSALFQLYQAFASAEETAAFAQAFAAGIGWGEAKQQLFERIDAEIAPMRVRYEALMARPQDIEAILRDNAQRLRERYAIPFLAELRHAVGLRDLSAQAGGAAEASTAKQALPSFKQYREADGQFYFKLLDGEGVLLLQSGGFASPRDAGQTIAALKQAVQADALQAAPVTLEAPAETVLAVLARLREAG
- a CDS encoding CsbD family protein, translated to MNKDIIAGKWTQLKGKIKAQWGDLTDDDFDVAEGNTQYLAGKLQERYGWARDRAEKEVHAFRDSLGKEYHD
- a CDS encoding entericidin A/B family lipoprotein, producing the protein MKRTFAWMLLAMFSVGLLAGCNTVAGAGKDVQKAGEKVEDAAKN
- a CDS encoding entericidin A/B family lipoprotein, which encodes MKRLTTLLMLTLFCAGVLTGCNTVAGAGKDMQKAGEKVENKADDCSAGKC
- the rocF gene encoding arginase; amino-acid sequence: MKSSFLPVSLIGVPTDIGAGHRGARMGPEALRIAGLHEALANRGVEVRDVGNIDGPRNPWQAPVDGYRHLDEVVAWNRALMETSYAELRAGRMPIVLGGDHCLGIGSITAVARHCREQGRKLRVLWLDAHSDFNTSEVTPSGNVHGMPVACLCGLGPQALTELGGSAPALRPEQVRQIGIRSVDPDEKRLIKQHRVDVYDMRYIDEMGMKRTMEAALEGLDADTHLHVSFDVDFLDPSIAPGVGTTVPGGPNYREAQLVMEMIADSGRMASLDIVELNPVLDHRNLTAELAVDLVESLFGKSTLMRD